In Parasteatoda tepidariorum isolate YZ-2023 chromosome 2, CAS_Ptep_4.0, whole genome shotgun sequence, one DNA window encodes the following:
- the LOC107439694 gene encoding double zinc ribbon and ankyrin repeat-containing protein 1, whose product MAPFSIPTPHIVPLDLTSFGAPKSLSTNTKIELFCETCINHEIFYTLDGTKPQPYAGIVQGNETIKYVAPFSLPAGKITVRAIAIHAKMHSMFSNVITKNFKVVKAEERHSSTKFEKNKDKGKANEPASLNEPSTSNDIVDEVSDHISDDNTHNSQKSLSNGILRSSNLGVNIELSDEEELLNNSHNSSQDTSSIGESLDEDKTLFENENVLLLEENSSKEIKNSTFFLGNEDVVPDFSIGAGGLNDKGDLILLGTSDLNSSLYSCKKCEKDSEICTVCQERNTLSAKHCIYCGQRLKKICSLCKEDNPMISKFCQYCGHKLYVDGNETPEINLPKLDETPLIKKKSVGVQSSVASIEKYVQFSPTKVKNPLSPVLKQLPPHSPGRGYWHQQLDFICNNLKSHAYNDIEFRKSISRPMLSSFQSANVIENDDNIVVTLTFLPFNNGKQNNSVG is encoded by the exons ATGGCACCATTTTCTATTCCTACTCCTCATATTGTACCTCTGGATTTAACGTCATTTGGTGCACCAAAAAGTCTTagtacaaatacaaaaattgagcTTTTTTGTGAAACTTGCataaatcatgaaatattttatactctTGATGGAACAAAACCTCAACCGTATGCAGGTATTGTACAAGGTAATGAGACGATCAAATATGTAGCACCTTTCTCGTTACCTGCTGGAAAAATAACTGTGCGTGCCATAGCTATACATGCCAAAATGCATTCTATGTTTAGCAATgtgataacaaaaaatttcaaagttgtgAAAGCAGAAGAAAGACATTCttcaacaaaatttgaaaagaataaagatAAAGGAAAGGCTAATGAACCTGCAAGTTTGAATGAACCCAGTACTTCAAATGATATTGTAGATGAAGTTTCTGATCATATAAGTGATGATAATACCCATAATTCTCAAAA AAGTTTGTCCAACGGGATCTTGCGTTCTTCAAATCTTGgagtaaatattgaattatctGATGAGGAGGAACTACTAAATAACAGTCATAACTCTTCCCAGGATACAAGCAGTATTGGTGAAAGTTTAGACGAGgataaaacattatttgaaaatgaaaacgtTCTTCTACTAGAAGAAAATTCctctaaagaaattaaaaattcaacattttttcttGGAAATGAAGATGTTGTTCCAGATTTTTCAATTGGTGCTGGTGGATTGAATGATAAAGGTGACCTTATTCTG cttGGAACCAGTGATttaaacagcagtttatattcttgtaaaaaatgtgaaaaggaCTCCGAGATTTGCACTGTTTGTCAAGAGAGGAACACATTGTCAGCCAAACACTGCATTTACTGTGGGcaaagattaaagaaaatatgcagTCTCTGTAAAGAAGATAATCCTATGATTTCAAAGTTTTGCCAGTATTGTGGTCATAAGTTATATGTAGATGGCAATGAAACACCAGAg ATCAATTTGCCTAAACTTGATGAAACACCTCTTATTAAGAAGAAAAGTGTTGGAGTTCAAAGTTCTGTAGCTTCCATTGAGAAATATGTCCAATTTTCTCCAACAAAAGTGAAAAACCCTTTATCACCTGTCCTTAAGCAATTACCTCCTCATAGTCCTGGGCGAGGATATTGGCATCAGCAGTTAgattttatatgcaataatttaaag agtCATGCCTATAATGACATCGAGTTTCGTAAGTCAATTAGTAGACCCATGTTAAGTTCCTTTCAATCTGCAAATGTAATTGAGAATGACGATAACATTGTTGTTACCCTAACTTTTTTGCCCTTTAACAATg GAAAGCAAAATAATTCTGTTGGGTAG